One Serratia liquefaciens genomic window, GAACCTGATGCGCTCCGGCGCCGATGACCCGGAAATGGCGGAAATCGCCGTTGAGTGTCAGCAGCAGTGCTACGATCTGTTTGTGCTGGCAGCCGAGCAGGAAAAAGAATGGGCGGAATACCTGTTCCGTGACGGCTCGATGATCGGCCTGAACAAAGACATTCTGTGCCAGTATGTGGAATACATCACCAATATCCGCATGCAGGCAGTGGGCCTTGGCCTGCCGTTCGCCACCCGCTCTAACCCGATCCCATGGATTAACGCCTGGTTAGTCTCCGACAACGTGCAGGTTGCACCGCAGGAAGTGGAAGTCAGCTCCTACCTGGTAGGGCAGATCGACTCTGAAGTGCATGCCGACGACCTGAGCGACTTCGAACTCTAAACGATGGCATCATCAATCGTGACGCTGCGTACCACAGGTGCGCAGCTTGCCTGCCCCAAAAGTGAAAATTGCCTGCTCGACGTGCTCGAATTGCACGACGTCGAGGTAGAGTATCAGTGCCGTTCCGGCTACTGCGGCGCCTGCCGCCTGAAGCTGGTGAAAGGTGAAGTGACCTACCGCCAACAGCCATTGGCGTTTATCAACGAGGGCGAGATCCTGCCTTGCTGCTGTGTGCCGCTGACGGATATCGAGCTGGAAATCTAAAAGGTTGGGTGCCTGAAACCCTGCCTGGAGACCAGAAGGCGGGGTTACCCCCGCCCTATGATTTACCGCTTCACATCACAAGCCAGCCTGATCAGTATCGTGATACTTTCCTGATAGATTTTCAGCTCACACAGTGAGTCTCTTATCATCCAGATAAATACCAAAATAGTAATACATACAACGGCTAACGAGTGAAACACATGCTTTAACTGCATGCTTGCCTCCTTGCTGTGAAGGGGCTACCATAACGGTGTCTAGGCGTTAGGGCAGCCCCATTCTGATTGATAGTCAGTTTGGGGCTTTCATCTATCCGCCTTGCCACACAATGCTCAAGACGAACAGTCTCAAGCACCCGCAGCGATTGTAACAGCCTGAACCCAGCGCGATAACCCCTTATAATATTATGATTAATAAGGGATATATCACTGCCATCAAGCCTTCTCTATTCAATAATCTCCAGCGTTTCCAGCCAGGCATTCCTGCCGCATACCGGCCCGCCGTTCAGCCATCGCCGCAGCATGTCTAGCGCCAGCATCGCCACTGAATCTTGCCGTAACCGCAGGCTGTGCCGCGCCGCCCGATAGCGTACCGTCTGTCCGATGCTGCCTTTCGGCGTATGCAACCCAATGCTCACCCGATCGCCGCTCATGGCGCTGACCGCCAATGCCAACTGCGCCCCGGTCAATTCCGCCAACGAACGAGCGCGAGCCAACGTGGTTTCCAGCGTTTCCACGCAGTGCGACGGTAACAATTCGCCACCGGCCAACGGCGCCCCTTCGCTTTGCAGTTGCAGATTGATCAGCCCGGCGCTGAACTGTTCGCTCAGCGCCAGCTTCAGCCCTTGCTGATTTAACCGCTGTGTCAGCACTGCCGGCAGCCCAAGAGTCCCTTCAAACAGGGTGTTATCACCCGCAACCTGACGAACCCGCTCCCACGCTTGCTCCATCGCCGCACGCTGGGCAACCGGGCCGGTCAGCTTCAGTTCAATGATCGGGCTGGAGGAACGATAGCCCAACACCACATCCGGCGGCAGCGGCATGCTGTCCAGCTCAGCGGCCAGATCGCTTTCCGAGGTGCCAAAAGTGGTCAACCGCAGACACAGCGGTGGCGCCGGCAAGGTAAAGCGCTGACGCAGGCGCGGCACAATTTGCTGTTCGACCATCACTTTGAATTCGGAAGGCACGCCAGGTGTGAAAAACATCATGCAGCGGTTCAGCTGCAAGGCAAAACCACAGGCGGTGCCAACCGGGTTATCGAGCATCTCGGCGGTAGCGGGGATCTGCGCCTGCTTGCGGTTTGAGGCCGCCATCGGCCTGCCACGTTCGGCAAAATAAGCTTCTATATGCGCCATCCATTCAGCATGCTCAACCAGCTCGACGCCGCAGGCGGTCGCTGCCGCCTGAGCACTGAGATCGTCACTGGTCGGCCCCAGGCCGCCGTTAACGATCAGCACATCGGCGATATGACTGCGTTCCTGTAATGTTTCGATCAGAGAGGAGAGACTGTCCCCCACCGTTTCACGGCCGCTCATCGGCATGCCCTGCTGGAACAGATAGTCTGCCAGCCAGGCGGCGTTGGTATCTATAATTTGCCCGTGTAGCACCTCATCACCGGTGCTGAGCATCTCCACCCTTAACATTGATCTCTCCCACATTTTCCGATCTTTCCACTATAGAAGCCTGTAAATAAGTTTTCACTAGGCACCACCGGTTAATTTCAGTCAAAGGCACTTTTTTGCGGCATAGCGCAGCCTGCAATATCGTAAAGATAAGTTAACACACCCCGTAACGCCCGTTTGACACGAAATATTCCATCAACTATCCTGCCGCACTTAGAATCAGTTACCTATAATTTTCCAAAATCTTTGGTTGATAGAGAAAAACGTGAAAAATCGCACGCTTGGCAGTGTATTTATCGTAGCAGGAACCACCATCGGCGCCGGAATGCTGGCGATGCCGTTGGCAGCCGCCGGTGTAGGCTTCGGCGTCACCCTGGCTCTGTTAGTCGGACTGTGGCTGTTGATGTGTTATACCGCGCTGCTGCTGGTCGAAGTCTATCAACATGAACAGGCGGATACCGGCCTCGGTACCCTGGCAAAACGCTACCTTGGCGGCGGCGGCCAGTGGCTGACCAGCTTCAGCATGATGTTTTTGATGTATGCCCTGACTGCCGCCTATATCAGCGGCGCCGGTGAATTGCTGGCGGCCAGCATCAGCCAGTGGACGTCGCAGGACTTCCCCACCACGCTCGGCGTATTGCTGTTTACTCTGGTGGCAGGCGGCGTAGTCTGCATCGGCACGCATTCGGTCGATCTGTTTAACCGTATTCTGTTCAGCGCCAAAGTGGTGTTTCTGATTGTCATGCTGGGCCTGATGCTGCCCAATATCCACCAGACCAACCTGATGACGCTTCCACTGGAGCAAGGGCTGGCGCTGTCGGCTATCCCGGTGATCTTCACATCGTTCGGCTTTCACGGCAGCGTGCCAAGCATCGTGAACTACATGGGCGGCAACATCCGCAAACTGCGTTGGGTGTTCATTATCGGCAGCGCCATTCCGCTGATAGCCTATATTTTCTGGCAGTTGGCCACGCTCGGCAGCATCAGCTCCACCACTTTCGTCGGTATCCTGGCACAGCAAGCCGGTCTGAACGGCCTGTTGCAGGCGGTACGCGACGTCGTGGCTTCCCCACATGTCGAACTGGCGGTGCATTTGTTTGCCGATCTGGCGCTGGCAACCTCATTCCTCGGGGTGGCGCTCGGGCTGTTTGATTTCCTGGCCGACTTGTTCAAGCGCCAGGATAACGTACGCGGTCGTCTGCAGACCGGTGCCATCACCTTCTTGCCGCCGCTGGCTTTCGCGTTGTTCTACCCGCGCGGTTTTGTACTGGCACTGGGCTTTGCCGCCATCGCGCTGGCAGTGCTGGCGTTGTTGTTGCCGTCAATGCTGGTGTGGAAAACGCGTCAACAGCACCAGGCGAAATACCGTGTCTGGGGTGGCACTCCAGCACTGGCGGTGGTGTTTGTCTGCGGGGTGACGGTGATTGCCATTCAGGTGGGCATCGCCAGCGGGATCCTGCCGGCCGTCGGCTAGTAGATTTTTCGATAAAACAAAGGGGCCAATTGGCCCCTTTGTTGTTTGTATCAGAAGCTCAGACCCACGCCAACATAAGGGCCATCGGCCAACGTATTGTCGCGACGCCCGTCCTTCCCCTGCATCTGAATATAGCGGTAACCCACATCTACGCTAAGCGGGCGGAAAACATTCCAGCGCAGGCCGCCGCTGGCCTCGCTGTATGCTTTCACGCCACTGGTCAGCGACTCAGGTGCGAAATAGCCTTCGCCATGCAGGCTGAAGGAACGGCTGATAGCCCAGTCCAGACCGCCGCCCAGCGCCAAAGCGCCACCGCTCTTACCGTCCTTCGGACTCAGATACAGCGCCTTGCCGCCTACCGTTGCGGTCAACGGACCCAGCGGCAGGCCGAAGTTCAGCCCCAGGCTGCCAACGTTGCCGTTATGATCGCTGCGGGCCCAGTTACCCGTCAACCCCAGGCCGGAGGTGCCGGTATCCTGGCCGAAGCCGAGGTTGGTGTAATGCTTGCCGGCTTCACCCGACAGGCTGAGAGCGTTCGCCGCACCGGTCATAAACAGCATGCTTGCCGCGCAGGCGACCAAAGTCTTTTTCATCGTCTATCCCTCTTGCTACTTCATCCATTAAGAATGATATGAGTTAACCCGTAATAATACCGTCACGAGTCTATACCAAACCACAACCAGTCCTTAAGGGATAAAAGCGAAAAAATTCTTCTGTAATCAAACGAATGTAAAGTTTTGCAAGTAAAAGCGTCCTCCCGGGCGGCAATAGCAACGATAACCCAGACCTATTTGCCGAGTCCGTTCAATAGGTCTACAACTAGTAGTGGCATTGATTAGGGTCAGGGTGAGAACGCCCTGGCGGATTATGATGAAAGCTTGAGTCGCCCGAGTCTTCACTCAATTGCAATACGATAAGGAGCAAGTGATGAGCAAGAAAGGACTGACCACCGCAGCCGGGGCCCCGGTTGTCGATAATAATAACGTGATCACCGCAGGTAAACGCGGCCCGATGCTGCTGCAGGACGTGTGGTTCCTGGAAAAGCTGGCTCACTTCGACCGTGAAGTGATCCCCGAGCGCCGCATGCACGCCAAAGGATCCGGCGCCTACGGCACTTTTACCGTCACCCACGATATTACCCAGTACACCCGCGCAAAAATCTTCTCTGAAATCGGCAAGCAAACTGACATGTTTATCCGCTTCTCCACCGTAGCCGGTGAGCGCGGGGCCGCCGACGCCGAACGCGACATTCGCGGTTTTGCGATGAAGTTCTATACCGAGGAAGGCAATTGGGACCTGGTGGGTAACGACACCCCGGTGTTCTACCTGCGCGACCCGCTGAAATTCCCCGATCTTAACCACGTGGTCAAACGCGATCCGCGTACCAATCTGCGCAACCCGACTTATAAATGGGATTTCTTCTCGCTGTCGCCGGAAAGCCTGCACCAGTTGACCATAGACTTCAGCGACCGCGGCATTCCGAGATCCTACCGCCATATGCATGGCTTCGGCAGCCACACCTTCAGCTTTATCAATGCCAACAACGAGCGCTTCTGGGTTAAATTCCACTTCCGCTGCGAACAAGGCATTGAAAACCTGATGGATGACGAAGCGGAAGCGATCATCGCCAAAGACCGTGAAAGCTCACAGCGCGATTTGTATGAAGCTATCGAACGCGGTGATTACCCGCGCTGGAAACTGCAGATTCAGATCATGCCGGAGCACGAAGCCTCGCAGACGCCATACAACCCTTTCGATCTGACCAAGGTATGGCCGCACGGCGACTACCCGCTGATCGACGTTGGCTTCTTCGAGCTGCACCGCAACCCGGAAAACTACTTCGCGGAAGTGGAACAAGTGGCGTTGAACCCAGCCAACGTAGTGCCTGGGGTCAGCTTCTCACCGGATAAAATGCTGCAAGGCCGTCTGTTCTCTTACGGGGACGCACACCGCTACCGTCTGGGCGTTAACCATCATCAAATCCCGGTTAACGGTGCAAAATGCCCGTTCCACAACTACCACCGCGACGGTGCGATGCGCGTGGACGGCAACAGCGGTAACGGTGCCACCTACGAGCCAAACAGCTTTGGCCTGTTCCAGGAGCAACCGGACTTCAGAGAGCCACCGTTGAGCATTGAAGGTGCCGCCGACCACTGGAATCACCGTGAAGACGGGGATTACTTCAGCCAGCCGCGTGCGCTGTTCAACCTGTTGAGCGCCGAAGAACACCAGCGCATGTTCACCCGCATCGCCGGTGAACTGTCGCAGGTGCCGGAACAGATCCAGCGCCGTCAGGTCGATTTGTTCACCCAGGTACATCCGGACTATGGCGCCGGCGTAGCCAAAGCGCTGGGCCTGAAATAACCTCGCTTTATCAGCTTAGGCCGCCTGCGTGAAGTGGGCGGCCTTTTTTATCGACGCAATACCTGTTCAGCCACCCATTGCTGCAGCTGACGGCGGGATATTTTGATCCCCCCGTTATTCAACTCGGCAGGCATCGCCAACAATGCAACCGGCCGTTGGTAATTCACCAGACGATCCTGTGACCAGGCCAGTAGCTCTTCCAGCGAAAGCGGCGCCCCACTGTCGATAATCGCCACCGGTCGCTGGCCAAACTCGGCATCATCCACCGGCACCACCACCACCTGCAAGATCTGCGGATGAGTAGCCAGCACGCGTTCGATATCCTCCGGCTGAATGCCTTCCCCACCGCTGAAGAACAGGTTATCCAATCGACCTATGATCCGCAGTTCACCCTGTTCCATAGCGCCGCGATCGCGGGTATGAAACCAGCCTTGATCATCGGCAAGTGGCTGTAGCGCACCGTGCTGCCAGTATCCCTGCGCCAGACTCTGCGCACGGATCCACACCTCTTCATTCACCAGCTTAATTTCCCGACCGACCAGCGGCAGCCCAACGCCCGGCAACCCGTCGGCACGCTTGGCACATACCGTAGAAGCCAGTTCGGTCAGGCCGTAGCCGCACCAACAGCGAATGCCTGCCGCCTCCGCCTGCGCGGTCAGCTCTGGCGGGATCATCGCCCCCCCGAGCAGCACTTTTTTCAGCGTCAGCGCCGCCAACGGCTGCGCCAGCAAACGCCAAAGCTGTGTCGGCACCAGCGAGGCATGGGTACACCCAGCCAATGCGTCAGCCAGAGGATGCATATCACGCACCGTCAGCCCGGCTCCCGCCGCCAGCCA contains:
- the yfaE gene encoding class I ribonucleotide reductase maintenance protein YfaE, with amino-acid sequence MASSIVTLRTTGAQLACPKSENCLLDVLELHDVEVEYQCRSGYCGACRLKLVKGEVTYRQQPLAFINEGEILPCCCVPLTDIELEI
- a CDS encoding Hok/Gef family protein — encoded protein: MQLKHVFHSLAVVCITILVFIWMIRDSLCELKIYQESITILIRLACDVKR
- a CDS encoding nicotinamide mononucleotide deamidase-related protein YfaY codes for the protein MLRVEMLSTGDEVLHGQIIDTNAAWLADYLFQQGMPMSGRETVGDSLSSLIETLQERSHIADVLIVNGGLGPTSDDLSAQAAATACGVELVEHAEWMAHIEAYFAERGRPMAASNRKQAQIPATAEMLDNPVGTACGFALQLNRCMMFFTPGVPSEFKVMVEQQIVPRLRQRFTLPAPPLCLRLTTFGTSESDLAAELDSMPLPPDVVLGYRSSSPIIELKLTGPVAQRAAMEQAWERVRQVAGDNTLFEGTLGLPAVLTQRLNQQGLKLALSEQFSAGLINLQLQSEGAPLAGGELLPSHCVETLETTLARARSLAELTGAQLALAVSAMSGDRVSIGLHTPKGSIGQTVRYRAARHSLRLRQDSVAMLALDMLRRWLNGGPVCGRNAWLETLEIIE
- the tyrP gene encoding tyrosine transporter TyrP, producing the protein MKNRTLGSVFIVAGTTIGAGMLAMPLAAAGVGFGVTLALLVGLWLLMCYTALLLVEVYQHEQADTGLGTLAKRYLGGGGQWLTSFSMMFLMYALTAAYISGAGELLAASISQWTSQDFPTTLGVLLFTLVAGGVVCIGTHSVDLFNRILFSAKVVFLIVMLGLMLPNIHQTNLMTLPLEQGLALSAIPVIFTSFGFHGSVPSIVNYMGGNIRKLRWVFIIGSAIPLIAYIFWQLATLGSISSTTFVGILAQQAGLNGLLQAVRDVVASPHVELAVHLFADLALATSFLGVALGLFDFLADLFKRQDNVRGRLQTGAITFLPPLAFALFYPRGFVLALGFAAIALAVLALLLPSMLVWKTRQQHQAKYRVWGGTPALAVVFVCGVTVIAIQVGIASGILPAVG
- a CDS encoding YfaZ family outer membrane protein, which produces MKKTLVACAASMLFMTGAANALSLSGEAGKHYTNLGFGQDTGTSGLGLTGNWARSDHNGNVGSLGLNFGLPLGPLTATVGGKALYLSPKDGKSGGALALGGGLDWAISRSFSLHGEGYFAPESLTSGVKAYSEASGGLRWNVFRPLSVDVGYRYIQMQGKDGRRDNTLADGPYVGVGLSF
- the katA gene encoding catalase KatA, which codes for MSKKGLTTAAGAPVVDNNNVITAGKRGPMLLQDVWFLEKLAHFDREVIPERRMHAKGSGAYGTFTVTHDITQYTRAKIFSEIGKQTDMFIRFSTVAGERGAADAERDIRGFAMKFYTEEGNWDLVGNDTPVFYLRDPLKFPDLNHVVKRDPRTNLRNPTYKWDFFSLSPESLHQLTIDFSDRGIPRSYRHMHGFGSHTFSFINANNERFWVKFHFRCEQGIENLMDDEAEAIIAKDRESSQRDLYEAIERGDYPRWKLQIQIMPEHEASQTPYNPFDLTKVWPHGDYPLIDVGFFELHRNPENYFAEVEQVALNPANVVPGVSFSPDKMLQGRLFSYGDAHRYRLGVNHHQIPVNGAKCPFHNYHRDGAMRVDGNSGNGATYEPNSFGLFQEQPDFREPPLSIEGAADHWNHREDGDYFSQPRALFNLLSAEEHQRMFTRIAGELSQVPEQIQRRQVDLFTQVHPDYGAGVAKALGLK
- the menE gene encoding o-succinylbenzoate--CoA ligase — encoded protein: MAPLNDWPWRHWAQRRPQATAVMVGHQPVSWLVLRRQVDKLAADFQHQGVEPGSGVALCGKNSYPLLLAYLALLQCGARLLPLNPALPATQLATLLPDLDIDFAFSPDRLPILPATIIPLTPPSTESRWLNPPRWDAQRLATLTLTSGSSGRPKAAAHSYAAHLASAEGVLRLMDFQPQDRWLLSLPLFHVSGQGIVWRWLAAGAGLTVRDMHPLADALAGCTHASLVPTQLWRLLAQPLAALTLKKVLLGGAMIPPELTAQAEAAGIRCWCGYGLTELASTVCAKRADGLPGVGLPLVGREIKLVNEEVWIRAQSLAQGYWQHGALQPLADDQGWFHTRDRGAMEQGELRIIGRLDNLFFSGGEGIQPEDIERVLATHPQILQVVVVPVDDAEFGQRPVAIIDSGAPLSLEELLAWSQDRLVNYQRPVALLAMPAELNNGGIKISRRQLQQWVAEQVLRR